The Williamsia sp. DF01-3 genome has a window encoding:
- a CDS encoding adenine phosphoribosyltransferase — protein sequence MDSPTQAGREAHTAREASSAIERLTRKVADFPSPGVQFKDLSPVLADPAGLRAVIAALADCDAGRIDLVAGIDARGFLLGSGVALELGTGVLAVRKAGKLPPPVLMQEYTLEYGSACLEIPADGLDLTGMRVLIVDDVLATGGTVIAAIKLLRQAGAIPVAVAVVMELGALGGRAAIGEAVGDIGLSALAPG from the coding sequence ATGGACAGCCCCACCCAGGCCGGCCGCGAGGCACACACCGCTCGCGAGGCCTCGTCGGCAATCGAGCGGCTCACTCGCAAGGTGGCCGATTTTCCGTCGCCGGGAGTCCAGTTCAAAGATCTGTCACCCGTGCTGGCCGATCCGGCCGGGCTTCGTGCGGTGATCGCCGCACTCGCGGACTGCGACGCCGGTCGGATCGATTTGGTGGCGGGAATCGACGCGCGGGGATTTCTGTTGGGTTCAGGTGTGGCGCTAGAGCTCGGCACCGGGGTGCTGGCGGTCCGCAAGGCCGGCAAGCTGCCCCCGCCGGTGCTGATGCAGGAGTACACCCTCGAGTACGGATCCGCCTGCCTGGAGATCCCGGCCGACGGCCTCGACCTCACGGGGATGCGGGTACTGATCGTCGACGACGTGCTCGCGACCGGAGGAACGGTCATCGCCGCGATCAAGCTGCTGCGCCAAGCCGGGGCGATACCGGTCGCGGTGGCCGTGGTGATGGAACTCGGCGCGCTCGGTGGACGGGCGGCAATCGGCGAGGCGGTCGGTGACATCGGGCTGTCTGCCCTGGCTCCGGGCTGA